A single region of the Hoeflea prorocentri genome encodes:
- a CDS encoding DUF1330 domain-containing protein codes for MSDKVYTIAFYDEITDCDAFDAYAELAAPAVINAGARYLARDFPVMTREAGKNARVTLLEWDSLEDAEALYSDPAYVAAFEKLEGSVRRDIRIVTSVKPGAFMGKADVSSN; via the coding sequence ATGTCGGACAAGGTTTACACCATTGCTTTCTATGACGAGATTACTGATTGCGATGCCTTTGACGCTTACGCAGAACTTGCTGCTCCGGCAGTTATAAACGCCGGTGCGCGCTACCTGGCGCGAGACTTTCCAGTCATGACGCGTGAAGCCGGCAAGAATGCTCGAGTGACGCTTCTTGAGTGGGATTCATTGGAAGACGCGGAGGCACTTTACTCCGATCCGGCCTACGTCGCTGCGTTCGAAAAGCTTGAGGGAAGTGTTCGGCGGGACATCCGCATCGTGACATCGGTGAAACCGGGTGCGTTTATGGGCAAGGCCGATGTCAGCTCAAATTGA
- a CDS encoding sugar ABC transporter substrate-binding protein yields MLKFITTIAVSALLATSAAADGSKVGLVPGGPHPFFADWEPGGIAAREDFGLAAGDYKVPQKWELNLQNDLLLSMVVQGYNAFVIHPGDPVGSAPTLNEIVGTGAPVVIASACLKDPSDVAFCIATEARDSAYRGTKKLIESMGDGPKKIVHFAGWLVEPNTQLRIEGVERAVAEHDNVELFQVIADIDAPEPAEEKISAYMAAYGSETDGIITTGWVPTVVAANALRKVGDKRIKMVGIDHDPVVVQAIKDGFVVGSMLQNPYGQSYIAAFAADRLRSGCTVKADAPFTPHPLTERFIDSGAPYLHAGNVENRAAVDEAMTKELLATFEDTYLDC; encoded by the coding sequence ATGTTAAAGTTCATTACTACCATTGCAGTGAGTGCGTTGTTGGCTACTTCAGCCGCGGCGGATGGTTCGAAGGTTGGGCTTGTCCCTGGCGGACCGCATCCGTTCTTCGCGGATTGGGAACCCGGCGGGATTGCCGCGCGTGAGGACTTTGGCCTCGCAGCAGGCGACTACAAAGTTCCGCAAAAATGGGAACTGAATCTGCAAAATGACCTGCTGCTCAGTATGGTTGTCCAAGGGTACAATGCCTTTGTTATTCATCCAGGCGATCCGGTCGGCAGCGCACCAACGTTGAATGAGATCGTTGGAACTGGTGCCCCGGTCGTGATTGCTTCTGCCTGCTTGAAAGATCCGTCGGACGTGGCCTTTTGCATCGCGACCGAAGCGCGGGACTCCGCGTATCGGGGAACCAAAAAGCTGATTGAATCGATGGGGGACGGACCGAAGAAAATCGTGCATTTTGCGGGTTGGCTCGTGGAGCCTAATACACAGCTGCGTATCGAAGGTGTTGAGCGTGCTGTCGCGGAACATGACAATGTCGAGCTGTTTCAAGTGATTGCTGACATTGACGCACCCGAACCGGCAGAAGAGAAGATCAGCGCCTACATGGCCGCCTATGGGTCAGAGACTGATGGCATCATCACAACTGGCTGGGTTCCTACAGTTGTGGCTGCCAATGCGTTACGCAAAGTCGGTGACAAGCGTATCAAAATGGTCGGTATTGATCATGACCCCGTTGTTGTTCAGGCGATCAAAGATGGCTTTGTGGTCGGCTCGATGCTCCAGAATCCGTATGGGCAGTCCTACATTGCCGCTTTTGCTGCAGATCGTTTGCGGAGTGGCTGCACTGTAAAGGCTGATGCGCCGTTCACGCCGCACCCATTAACTGAGCGCTTCATCGATTCCGGCGCACCTTATCTGCATGCTGGCAACGTAGAAAACCGTGCAGCCGTTGACGAGGCCATGACCAAGGAACTGTTGGCAACATTCGAAGACACCTATCTCGACTGTTAA
- a CDS encoding GntR family transcriptional regulator → MQNSENSESLAVKTRAILRKSIESGRLNPGRVIVESTIAELIGASRSPVKTALAALHAEGQLARYAGRGFIIRPDGAELDRRPITAATLGLKPDETGALKVRSSEKLYAIVEPDLVRCAIRGRIGFSEADAATYYGVGRTIMHEVLLTAQANGLARRDRRSRWKTVALNEKRVISLYELRRYLEPHALASAIERLSTEGIERMAADLRRAVKSYPDVSPSDLFKMEEELHIHCVEKCPNKEIVEALRRTRCVHIASRYVLGNEVKLPKDEPFFEEHLKIVRALDSKDGPAVLEEANAHIETALPKLLTRVKLAKEALGQPNLPFLQSQCSSEIL, encoded by the coding sequence ATGCAGAATTCTGAGAACAGCGAAAGTCTGGCTGTCAAAACGCGCGCCATTCTCCGAAAATCCATCGAAAGCGGTCGGCTGAACCCGGGCCGTGTTATTGTTGAATCCACCATTGCCGAATTGATTGGTGCAAGCCGCAGCCCGGTGAAGACTGCACTTGCCGCATTGCATGCAGAGGGCCAGCTTGCACGATATGCCGGACGCGGATTCATCATTCGACCGGATGGGGCAGAATTGGATCGACGCCCGATCACTGCCGCTACACTTGGCTTAAAGCCAGACGAAACTGGCGCGCTTAAAGTCAGATCTTCTGAAAAACTATATGCGATTGTAGAACCCGATCTCGTCCGCTGCGCGATAAGAGGAAGAATTGGGTTCAGTGAAGCCGACGCAGCCACCTATTACGGGGTCGGGCGCACAATCATGCATGAAGTTCTTTTAACGGCGCAGGCGAATGGTCTTGCGCGTCGTGATAGACGTTCCCGCTGGAAGACCGTGGCCCTCAATGAAAAACGCGTTATATCGCTTTATGAACTGCGCAGATATCTAGAGCCCCATGCATTGGCATCTGCAATCGAGCGATTGTCCACGGAAGGCATCGAAAGAATGGCCGCCGACTTACGGCGCGCGGTAAAATCATATCCAGATGTATCTCCGTCTGATCTCTTCAAAATGGAAGAAGAATTGCATATCCACTGCGTCGAAAAATGCCCAAACAAAGAGATCGTAGAGGCTTTGCGCAGGACGCGTTGTGTGCACATCGCAAGTCGCTATGTCCTCGGCAACGAAGTAAAATTGCCTAAGGATGAGCCCTTTTTTGAAGAACATTTGAAGATTGTACGAGCGCTCGACTCGAAGGATGGTCCGGCGGTTCTGGAAGAAGCCAATGCTCATATTGAGACAGCATTGCCAAAACTCCTTACGCGCGTGAAACTTGCCAAAGAAGCACTTGGGCAACCAAACCTACCGTTCTTACAATCACAATGTTCGAGTGAGATTCTTTGA
- a CDS encoding glycerol dehydrogenase, whose amino-acid sequence MLKIMGFPSRYVQGPGALAEVGRFLRELQLERPVILCDETVRAAVVPILAESLQQCGLQVGLVNFPGQISQETLTSCKADIGQHRADVVLGLGGGKAIDAAKAAAVHEGLPIIVVPTIASNDAPTSRLIVINDRENKPTSIEYLKLNPLAVFVDTEVIVRAPPRFFAAGIGDAVSKSLEAHQCAASNGQNFFGTPPTTTALMMSDHCYEIILQSAASAYRSVCDRKVSTEVEKLVEATVLLSGIGFESGGLSLAHALIRGITSVPSTSNMLHGEMVAFGAFTQMVVEERSTEEIERLLKVLVEVRLPVTFEQLGGDRPQFKENIGRMVDATLAHSYAKNMHPALTHATLSRALERADAVGQEYVRDAHVRRNANAEFKVPLD is encoded by the coding sequence ATGCTGAAGATAATGGGCTTTCCCTCACGCTATGTTCAGGGACCTGGGGCCTTGGCAGAGGTGGGCAGATTTCTGCGGGAACTGCAATTGGAACGCCCGGTCATTCTTTGCGACGAAACTGTGCGGGCGGCAGTGGTGCCTATCTTGGCAGAAAGTCTGCAACAGTGTGGGCTCCAGGTGGGTTTGGTGAACTTTCCTGGGCAAATTAGTCAAGAAACGCTGACATCGTGTAAGGCCGACATCGGCCAACACCGAGCTGACGTGGTATTGGGCCTCGGTGGTGGCAAGGCGATAGACGCCGCAAAAGCTGCGGCCGTTCACGAAGGCCTGCCTATCATCGTTGTGCCAACTATTGCGTCAAATGATGCGCCAACAAGCCGCCTGATTGTAATCAACGATCGCGAAAACAAGCCGACAAGCATTGAGTATCTGAAACTCAACCCTTTGGCTGTCTTTGTCGATACTGAAGTGATCGTCAGAGCACCGCCACGGTTCTTTGCTGCGGGAATCGGAGATGCTGTCAGTAAAAGCCTGGAAGCTCACCAATGCGCTGCGTCTAATGGTCAAAACTTCTTTGGAACACCGCCGACAACGACCGCTCTAATGATGTCGGATCACTGCTACGAGATCATCTTACAAAGTGCAGCCAGTGCCTATCGATCTGTCTGCGATAGAAAAGTCAGTACCGAAGTCGAGAAGTTAGTTGAGGCTACTGTTCTGCTAAGTGGCATTGGTTTTGAAAGTGGCGGCCTCTCATTAGCTCATGCTTTGATCCGCGGAATTACTTCGGTGCCGTCGACCAGCAATATGCTACATGGGGAAATGGTCGCTTTTGGCGCTTTCACTCAAATGGTCGTCGAAGAACGCTCCACGGAAGAGATTGAGCGACTTTTGAAGGTTTTGGTCGAAGTTCGATTGCCCGTGACATTCGAGCAGCTCGGCGGGGATAGACCTCAATTCAAAGAAAACATTGGCCGGATGGTCGATGCGACTCTGGCACATTCATACGCCAAAAATATGCACCCCGCACTGACGCACGCAACCCTCTCAAGAGCATTGGAACGGGCTGATGCGGTGGGGCAGGAATACGTCCGAGATGCTCACGTCAGGAGGAACGCTAACGCAGAGTTCAAGGTCCCCTTGGATTGA